TTTTCATCCTACGCAACCATGGATTGCTTCATCAGGTCATGATCAAACTGCCAGAATATGGAACTACGAAACTAAAAAAGAACTGCAACAATTCACTGATCAAACTATTGTTGTGAGCAGTGTAAAATTTAGTCCGGACGGAAATTTGTTTGCAAGTGCGTCTTGGGATAAAACGGTTTTTCTCAGAAATACATCTGATTGGTCAATTCACAAAAAATTAGAAGGACACGTAAATATGATCAGCTCCATTGATTTTAATGGTGACGGCAGTGTTCTGGCTTCAGGCGCCGGTAATAACTCTGTTTGGGAGGCAGACAATTCAGTTATTTTCTGGAATACATCAACCGGAGAAAAATTATGTCAGTTGCGTGATCACGCCGGTGCAATCACAAAAATTGTTTTTGATAAAGCAACTAATCGGTTATTCTCAGCCAGTGATGATGGTACATTGAAAATTTCTGCTCATAGTCCCTGTGAAGTAATAGCAACCTATATTTCAGTTGAAGGAAAAGATTTCATGATTTATACACCGGATAATTATTACATGGCATCGCGCAATTGCTTGAAAGGCATTGCATTTAGATTGAATGGTCAACTGGTGCCATTTGAGCAGTTTGATATCTATTTGAATCGTCCTGATATTGTGGCTGAGCGTATTGGTAAATCTCCTGAGCAACTTATCAGAGCGTATAACTATTTGTACAAAAAACGTCTTAGAAAATTCCAGATGGATGAAGGAAACCTGAAACTTGATTTTCAGATACCAAAAATTTTGAATGAAACCGAATTGCCATTGGTAACATCAGCATCTTCAGTTAAACTATCACTCAAGGTATGGGACGACGTGTACGACATTTTGCAAATAAATATTTACGTGAACGGGGTACCTATTTTTGGAGAAGAAGGGTATCGTCCTGAACAAAAGGTGAAATCTATCCGCCGCGAATTTGAGATACCGCTCATTGCCGGTGTAAATAAGATACAAATGTCATGTATGAATAGCAATGGAGCCGAATCGCTATATGAAACTGCTGAAATCATTCGTGAAGAAGGAACAGCAAAACACAATTTGTACATTGCGGCTATTGGCGTAAGCAAGTATCAGGACACCCGTTTTAACTTGACATATCCGACAAAAGATGCAACTGATGTAGTGAATAAGCTAAGTGTTTCAGGCGGATATAATCAGGTGTTTTCAAAACTATTATTAGATGAAGCGGTTACGGTTGAAAATTTTTTAGCTCTGGAGTCTTTCTTCGCCAATGCTACTTATGAAGATATAGCCATCGTTTTTATTGCCGGACATGGGGTACTTAATCTTGATTTTGACTACTTTTTTGCAACATGGAATATGGATTTTGACAAGCCTGAATCTGCCGGTTTATCTTACGACAAAATTCATTGGTTGATGAATCGTCTCAAGCCTTATCGCAAATTACTCATCATGGATACGTGCCATAGCGGTGAGTTGGATAAAGACGAAATTGAAACCACACCTGAACCTGAAGTTGAATCAGGTGGAGTAGAGTTCCGGTCAGCCGGGGTTGGAGTGAGAACCAAGGAGGGATTTGGTTTTGAAAACAGTTTGGAATTATTGCAGGATATTTTTTCTGATACCCGCAAAGGATCAGGCGCTACCGTAATTTCAAGCGCAGGTGGTGCTGAATATGCCATGGAGAGTGATCAATGGAAAAATGGATTATTCACCTATGCGCTGTTGTCTGGGTTAACTAATAATAAGGCAGATTTGAACGGAGACAAACAAATTTCTGTCTCTGAAATCAGAGCTTATGTTAACAGCTCGGTGAAAACTTTATCAAATGGTAAACAAATTCCTTCATCTCGTGAAGAGAATATTAGTTTGGATTACATTATATTTGGCAATTGATGGGTCCCATTTATGATATCATAAAACCAAACATTCCTACCGGACAAGTATATCACTTTGTTACTGATTACGGCGTGGAATATGAGGTAAGGTTTGCTCGCAAAAAGGAAAATATCCTCCATGCGGTAATTGCCTTTGGTGTCTTAAATGAAGAATATGAAGGAGAAGAATATGCCCTCACAAATAAAGGAGATGTTTGGAAGGTGATGCGCACCATCATCACCATTATTGGAATGTATGGTGAAAAACATCCCAATACGCAGGTGTATGAATTTACAGGTGTTTTCAAAGAAGGCGAAGACAATGAAATGTCTCAGCGCACTAAATTATACCTTCGTTATCTGCCCATGATTTTTGATAAAACCTGGCTCATTACCATTGAGGGCAATAAAATTGTGGTTTCCAAGAAACGCAAGTAATTTTTTTTAGCTGTATTTTTTTATGGGAGAATCTAAAATAACCTGCCCAAGTTGCGGAACAACTTTCAATGCAGAAGAAGCAATTGCCAAAGGCCTGGAAGAAAAACTAACCAAAGAGTTTCAAGAAAAAAATAAGAAAATTGCTGAGCAATATGAGCAGCGCAATCAAGATATAGCTAAGAAACAAGCTGAATTGGAAAGTCTCAAAAAAGATTTTGAAAGCAAACAAGAAAAAGCAAGAGAAGAGTATCAGCAAAAATTGAAAGAAGACCGTGAAAAAATTCTTTCTGAAGCAAAACTGAAAGCTGAAA
This genomic stretch from Crocinitomicaceae bacterium harbors:
- a CDS encoding caspase family protein; the protein is MKKRFVLSLAFALYCLKSLSAIQPEVVMTTGHNDQINAMVISDDGRFLASAGNNKIVKIWEVSTTMEFRTLSGTNGRVDQLTFSPDNIHLAATTSDGELLVWNVVTGEKTYSGRCSSTSKGLYFIENGNALVHVDENSNLAVTNLSTSSIQSLPEVYSMSFVADPKRMMAYSLDHLGNMLYVDLKAMSLVKTIKLFSEFNFPFTRGSITPDGDLIAFGFNDDKLRFFDVSEEKFVYTSPKYSSKLIDLEFDKSDPHLYLATHEGAVQIINYKTQKLELEFTELYMASRSITSHPKGNILVMGNFNVMRFYNKKTGQIFKDIGGKVNKIVNMAYSQDGNYVAVATDQLRIQVWDLKLNKISHDIQGFFPCEFSKDGQFLVGMNYNLNLAVWDITTGQLVREISTDSELLQSLAISPDGKYLAGAGFMNIVKVWEFETGKRIADLKGHTAGILSLDFHPTQPWIASSGHDQTARIWNYETKKELQQFTDQTIVVSSVKFSPDGNLFASASWDKTVFLRNTSDWSIHKKLEGHVNMISSIDFNGDGSVLASGAGNNSVWEADNSVIFWNTSTGEKLCQLRDHAGAITKIVFDKATNRLFSASDDGTLKISAHSPCEVIATYISVEGKDFMIYTPDNYYMASRNCLKGIAFRLNGQLVPFEQFDIYLNRPDIVAERIGKSPEQLIRAYNYLYKKRLRKFQMDEGNLKLDFQIPKILNETELPLVTSASSVKLSLKVWDDVYDILQINIYVNGVPIFGEEGYRPEQKVKSIRREFEIPLIAGVNKIQMSCMNSNGAESLYETAEIIREEGTAKHNLYIAAIGVSKYQDTRFNLTYPTKDATDVVNKLSVSGGYNQVFSKLLLDEAVTVENFLALESFFANATYEDIAIVFIAGHGVLNLDFDYFFATWNMDFDKPESAGLSYDKIHWLMNRLKPYRKLLIMDTCHSGELDKDEIETTPEPEVESGGVEFRSAGVGVRTKEGFGFENSLELLQDIFSDTRKGSGATVISSAGGAEYAMESDQWKNGLFTYALLSGLTNNKADLNGDKQISVSEIRAYVNSSVKTLSNGKQIPSSREENISLDYIIFGN